A single region of the Gossypium arboreum isolate Shixiya-1 chromosome 12, ASM2569848v2, whole genome shotgun sequence genome encodes:
- the LOC108488775 gene encoding uncharacterized protein LOC108488775, whose product MTMEKQYLDWVLVPMGILLMVAYHVWLLYRILKHPTKTVIGVNAINRRFWVQAMMEEASKNGVLAVQTFRNNIMASTLLASTAIMLSSLIAVLMTNGKGDRSSWFIFGDESDLAFSIKFFSILVCFLVAFLLNLQSIRYYSHASILINVPVKKMSHHHHHHHLTVEYVANTVNRGSYFWSLGLRAFYFSFPLFLWIFGPFPMFFCCIALVFMLYFLDVTFQFGWAVGVVNDNGHNGDEELGGSVRS is encoded by the exons ATGACTATGGAGAAACAATATTTGGATTGGGTACTAGTTCCAATGGGGATACTTTTGATGGTGGCTTACCATGTATGGCTTCTCTATCGAATCTTAAAACATCCCACCAAGACTGTCATCGGCGTCAACGCCATCAACCGTCGTTTTTGGGTTCAAGCTATGATGGAG GAAGCGTCAAAAAATGGGGTTTTGGCCGTGCAAACGTTTAGAAACAACATAATGGCGTCGACTCTATTGGCATCGACGGCTATCATGTTGAGTTCCCTCATCGCCGTTTTGATGACTAACGGTAAAGGCGATAGATCGTCGTGGTTCATATTCGGAGATGAAAGCGACCTGGCATTTTCGATCAAGTTTTTCTCGATATTGGTTTGCTTCTTGGTGGCTTTTTTACTTAACTTGCAGTCCATCAGGTATTACAGCCATGCAAGCATTCTCATCAACGTGCCGGTGAAGAAGATgtcccaccaccaccaccaccaccatctCACGGTTGAATATGTAGCCAACACTGTGAACAGAGGCAGCTATTTTTGGTCCCTAGGACTTCGTGCCTTCTACTTCTCATTCCCCCTCTTTTTGTGGATCTTCGGTCCCTTTCCTATGTTCTTCTGTTGCATTGCCCTTGTTTTCATGTTGTATTTCCTGGATGTTACCTTTCAATTCGGATGGGCCGTTGGGGTTGTCAATGACAATGGCCATAACGGCGACGAGGAATTAGGAGGTTCAGTTAGATCCTAA
- the LOC108489385 gene encoding uncharacterized protein LOC108489385 — translation MEVYGKTMAVAPANVIYLSTILGRDGPIPVHKCDWKCQNEHVCGNMYRCKLTGITHICDKNCNQRILYDNHSSLCRASGQVFPLTQAEEQAVRGVRRKFDADNSPSSDSCGFKRRRDAQFHPSPFERSFSAVSPICSQVGDGMDTS, via the coding sequence ATGGAGGTATACGGCAAAACCATGGCTGTTGCCCCTGCAAATGTTATTTATTTGTCTACTATTCTGGGCCGTGATGGTCCTATCCCTGTTCACAAATGCGATTGGAAATGTCAAAATGAACATGTTTGTGGCAACATGTATCGCTGCAAACTAACTGGAATTACACACATCTGTGACAAGAACTGTAACCAGCGAATCTTGTATGATAACCATAGTTCCCTCTGCCGGGCGAGCGGCCAGGTCTTTCCCCTCACTCAAGCCGAGGAACAGGCGGTCAGAGGCGTCCGGAGGAAGTTTGATGCGGACAATTCCCCGTCCTCTGATAGCTGTGGTTTTAAGCGCAGACGCGATGCACAGTTCCATCCTTCTCCGTTCGAAAGATCTTTCTCTGCTGTGAGTCCGATCTGCAGCCAAGTCGGAGATGGCATGGATACTAGCTAG
- the LOC108487339 gene encoding chloroplastic import inner membrane translocase subunit HP30-2-like translates to MERGKEQGMVVMPQQNPLEQLQAKFKEVETSFRGWLAKQSLPVEAAVVTTTSAAQGAAIGAFMGTLTNDVSSSLPTPPQASLDAQAMASLKQAQALSGGPLIQARNFAVMTGVNAGISCVMKRLRGKEDVQSSMVAAFGSGAMFSLVSGMGGPNQIANAATSGLFFALVQGGLFQLGQKFSQPPAEDIYYSRTRSMLSSLGLQNYEKNFKKGLLTDNTLPLLTDSALRDVKIPPGPRLLILDHIQRDAELKEKQGRRR, encoded by the exons ATGGAGCGAGGAAAAGAGCAGGGAATGGTGGTGATGCCTCAGCAAAACCCTTTGGAACAGTTGCAAGCTAAGTTCAAGGAAGTGGAGACCAGTTTCAGAGGATGGCTAGCCAAGCAGTCCTTGCCCGTCGAGGCGGCTGTTGTAACCACCACCAGCGCTGCTCAGGGTGCTGCTATCGGTGCTTTCATGGGTACCCTCACCAACGATGTCTCCTCCTCTCTTCCAACTCCCCCTCAGGCTTCCCTCGATGCTCAAGCCATGGCTTCTCTCAAGCAAGCCCAG GCTCTATCAGGAGGCCCCTTGATACAAGCTCGGAATTTTGCTGTTATGACGGGTGTGAATGCAGGCATATCTTGTGTTATGAAAAGATTGAGAGGAAAGGAGGATGTCCAATCTAG CATGGTGGCGGCTTTCGGTTCTGGGGCAATGTTTTCTTTAGTGAGTGGTATGGGTGGCCCAAATCAGATTGCAAATGCAGCAACATCTGGTCTTTTTTTCGCCCTTGTTCAAGGTGGCCTTTTCCAG CTAGGTCAAAAGTTTTCTCAACCACCTGCCGAGGATATATACTACTCCAGAACAAGATCCATGTTAAGTAGTCTTGGCTTGCAGAACTACGAGAAAAACTTCAAGAAAGGCTTGTTAACGGACAACACATTGCCTTTGCTCACTGATAG TGCTCTTAGAGATGTGAAAATACCACCCGGACCCAGGCTCCTTATTCTCGATCATATTCAGAG GGACGCAGAATTGAAAGAGAAGCAAGGGCGACGCCGGTGA